The following are encoded together in the Thermococcus sibiricus MM 739 genome:
- a CDS encoding ATP-binding protein: protein MREHIITQKYELERLKKEPYVKREAEEKLKQGLQTDLIKVISGPRRAGKSFLAARTLKGYFGYVNFDDEVLAKTEDFNEILKLTHEVYGDFKTLFLDEVQNVEGWELFVDRMRRLGYNVVLTGSNSKLLSSELATHLTGRYWEVKVLPFSFREFLSAEKVEPKVEISPQEGKMLSRLSEYLEKGGFPEIVVKGYDYRNYGKMLFDSIIMKDVVRRRNVKYSSTLYELALYLVSNFAREFSYTRLKNTLDIGSVHTVKNYVDYLEESFIILKAERFSYKLRESLKSPKKVYVVDPALLSAGFISSPNLGRKMENAVAVELLRRGYELWYWRDVRREVDFVLKKGLKIVELIQVTKEITRDNYGREVRNLVAVGKELKAKKLSVITWDEEDVIEVDGREVRVIPLWKWLIEG, encoded by the coding sequence ATGAGGGAGCACATAATAACTCAAAAGTATGAACTTGAGAGACTGAAAAAAGAGCCCTACGTTAAACGAGAGGCCGAGGAAAAACTCAAGCAGGGCCTGCAGACCGATCTAATAAAAGTCATAAGCGGTCCCCGAAGGGCAGGAAAAAGCTTTTTGGCAGCAAGGACTCTTAAAGGGTACTTCGGTTATGTTAACTTCGATGACGAGGTGCTGGCAAAAACGGAAGACTTTAACGAAATTTTGAAGCTTACCCATGAGGTCTACGGGGATTTTAAAACACTCTTTCTCGATGAAGTCCAAAATGTTGAAGGCTGGGAGCTTTTTGTGGACAGAATGAGGAGGCTTGGATATAACGTTGTTCTCACGGGCTCCAATTCGAAGCTGCTAAGCAGTGAGCTGGCCACACATTTGACTGGAAGGTACTGGGAGGTTAAGGTCCTTCCGTTCTCTTTTAGAGAATTTTTAAGCGCTGAAAAAGTGGAACCAAAAGTGGAGATAAGCCCTCAGGAAGGAAAAATGCTATCAAGACTTTCAGAGTACTTGGAGAAGGGGGGCTTCCCTGAGATAGTCGTCAAGGGTTACGATTACCGGAACTACGGCAAGATGCTTTTTGACAGCATCATAATGAAGGACGTTGTCAGGAGGAGAAATGTAAAGTATTCATCGACTCTTTACGAACTCGCCCTTTACCTCGTCTCCAACTTTGCCAGAGAATTCAGCTATACGAGGCTGAAGAACACTCTGGATATAGGGAGCGTGCACACGGTAAAGAACTATGTTGACTATCTTGAAGAATCTTTCATAATCCTCAAGGCAGAGCGCTTTTCTTATAAACTGCGAGAAAGCCTGAAGTCACCGAAAAAAGTGTATGTAGTTGACCCTGCTCTCTTGAGTGCGGGCTTTATTTCATCACCAAATCTGGGGAGAAAAATGGAGAATGCAGTTGCTGTTGAGTTGCTTAGGAGAGGATATGAGCTTTGGTACTGGCGTGATGTTAGGAGAGAGGTTGACTTTGTTCTGAAAAAGGGGTTGAAAATTGTGGAACTTATACAGGTTACGAAGGAAATAACCCGGGATAATTATGGGAGGGAAGTCAGGAACCTGGTGGCAGTGGGGAAGGAGCTAAAGGCCAAAAAGCTGAGTGTGATAACGTGGGATGAGGAGGATGTTATTGAGGTAGATGGAAGAGAAGTCAGAGTGATTCCCCTTTGGAAGTGGCTGATTGAGGGATAA
- a CDS encoding ATP-binding protein, which produces MKEELAKVIVEWQENWTPELIERDFDRSLIPWHLNKVVTFAGCRRTGKTYLMFQLMRELSKHADKESIFYINFEDERLEKSIKTLTELIPTIEELYGKKKMLYLFLDEIQNIANWDSWVRRVNDSRRNVKLFLSGSSSKLSSREIPTSLRGRAITFEVFPLSFHEFLHFKGFSLPDNIKKLAFSEKKTEILRLLREYIIYGGFPEVVLTEDPRIKRMIVIEYFNTIIALDIVERYNVRNPGELRTFIRLLLNSEYFSLSKMERTIKSMGYSISKATLSNYLDYLRECYFMFPVEIYSPKVKLRIQYPKKIYFVDTAFLTFLSTKFDENIGKLMENAVFIELLRRGKEINYALGEGWEVDFVVPEEELIQVSYDVNDPETLERELKGLKKAANTFGYEKVTLITWDIEEERNIGKIKVRLIPLWKWMLRIED; this is translated from the coding sequence ATGAAGGAAGAATTAGCAAAAGTCATAGTTGAGTGGCAAGAGAACTGGACTCCTGAGCTCATCGAGAGAGACTTCGATCGCTCTCTAATCCCTTGGCACCTCAATAAGGTCGTAACTTTCGCGGGATGTAGACGGACTGGAAAAACATACCTAATGTTTCAGCTCATGAGAGAGCTTTCAAAACATGCAGATAAGGAATCAATCTTCTACATAAACTTTGAAGACGAGAGACTTGAAAAGAGTATTAAAACACTTACTGAGCTAATTCCAACAATAGAGGAACTATACGGCAAGAAAAAAATGCTTTATCTTTTCCTTGATGAAATACAAAACATTGCCAATTGGGATTCATGGGTGAGGAGGGTGAACGATTCTAGAAGAAATGTAAAGCTGTTTCTAAGTGGGTCTTCATCAAAGCTCTCAAGTAGAGAAATCCCAACTTCTCTTAGGGGCAGGGCAATAACTTTTGAGGTTTTCCCCTTGAGTTTTCACGAGTTCCTTCACTTCAAAGGTTTTTCCCTCCCAGACAACATTAAAAAACTTGCATTTAGTGAGAAAAAAACTGAGATCTTAAGGCTTTTGAGAGAGTACATCATTTATGGTGGCTTTCCGGAGGTTGTATTAACCGAAGATCCGAGGATAAAGAGAATGATCGTTATAGAGTACTTCAACACAATAATAGCCCTTGATATTGTAGAGAGATACAACGTCAGAAACCCGGGAGAACTGAGAACCTTCATACGACTTCTCTTAAATTCGGAGTACTTCAGTCTTAGCAAAATGGAGCGCACCATTAAGAGCATGGGATATTCCATAAGCAAAGCCACACTTTCAAATTACCTTGATTATCTTAGAGAATGCTACTTCATGTTTCCTGTGGAAATTTACTCCCCAAAGGTCAAGCTGAGGATCCAGTACCCCAAGAAGATTTACTTTGTGGATACAGCTTTCCTCACTTTTTTAAGCACAAAGTTTGATGAAAACATTGGAAAGCTCATGGAAAATGCAGTCTTTATAGAACTCCTGCGCAGGGGAAAAGAAATAAATTATGCTCTTGGGGAAGGATGGGAAGTGGATTTTGTGGTTCCGGAAGAAGAGCTAATTCAGGTTAGTTACGATGTCAACGATCCTGAGACTCTAGAAAGGGAGCTCAAAGGCCTGAAGAAAGCAGCAAACACATTTGGATATGAGAAAGTCACTCTCATCACATGGGACATTGAGGAGGAGAGAAACATTGGCAAAATCAAGGTAAGACTAATTCCTCTATGGAAGTGGATGCTGAGGATAGAGGATTGA
- a CDS encoding type IV toxin-antitoxin system AbiEi family antitoxin domain-containing protein, with product MAKNYYLTKTEQGVISVIKGADIVTVQEIKGLFPELSDDMIKKVLSSLARKGYLYRLKRGIYLVNEEPGRPLIKNPYRIALALFPGYVAFSSALRLYGLIEYEPFTIFVATPEKSGKREIGEYTIKAIALGEKAIGMALKDGVYTSTLAKTFFDCFYKPAYCGGYSEITKALYEAEKIDWEEFLSYFKRFASDSLCQRTGYILELVKSLGVNVPEEVIEYFRGRVRAWSKLVPTLPSRGEGVREWKLIDNLGKERILGWAYG from the coding sequence ATGGCGAAAAATTACTATCTCACAAAAACTGAGCAGGGGGTAATCAGTGTCATTAAAGGCGCTGATATAGTGACAGTTCAAGAGATAAAGGGATTATTCCCGGAATTAAGTGATGACATGATTAAGAAAGTGCTTTCGAGCCTCGCGAGAAAGGGTTACCTCTACAGACTTAAAAGGGGCATATACCTGGTAAACGAAGAGCCGGGGAGGCCACTGATAAAAAACCCATACCGGATAGCGCTCGCCCTTTTCCCGGGCTACGTTGCATTCTCTTCAGCACTGAGGCTCTATGGCCTTATCGAGTATGAGCCCTTCACGATCTTTGTGGCAACACCAGAAAAGTCCGGTAAGAGAGAAATAGGCGAATACACCATAAAGGCCATTGCCCTGGGAGAAAAAGCGATTGGAATGGCCCTTAAGGATGGGGTCTACACGTCCACCCTGGCCAAAACTTTCTTCGACTGCTTTTACAAGCCGGCCTACTGCGGGGGTTATTCCGAAATAACGAAAGCCCTCTATGAAGCCGAAAAAATAGACTGGGAGGAGTTCTTGAGCTATTTTAAACGCTTTGCAAGTGATTCGCTTTGCCAGAGGACAGGCTACATTTTGGAGCTCGTGAAAAGCCTTGGTGTCAATGTTCCAGAGGAGGTTATTGAATACTTTAGGGGCAGGGTTAGGGCCTGGAGTAAGTTAGTTCCGACCCTTCCTTCTAGGGGGGAGGGAGTCAGGGAATGGAAGCTGATCGACAACCTCGGAAAGGAAAGGATTCTGGGGTGGGCGTATGGATGA
- a CDS encoding ATP-binding protein — protein MVIIIMIIIQRRELDKVLNSKWLLIYGRRKTGKTFYIREKARYNKYFIVTKSKTVIELQSGEELNQEEFRRLLPLLLETEERIIIDEFHRLNEPFFSMLQGMSGRGKMTLITSTMHYFRRIVGKNSPLLGLFELKSVGLVDPRDSIIFAQSLGLSGKSLLEVACIVREPWLAPKAERLREDIIYNLEDELRTYVPYLIGEIFSEEDLEYTPRYAGILEAIAGGRGSSSEISSFLFSRGVIEKDNPGLISQYLKNLIQMGVVKAIPLFGKRRKTLHYRHLSPITDFAFYLNAKHAFFEAEMDESKIRRLLKERMPLYMEWFFEDFLVRHFGLQPVKVAKPQLEVDVALVDHKKVKVVAEVKWKDSVKKEEIRKIEEKLHEFENAEKILIVPEREALKIEPEGIKVWDWRTFAKFSKM, from the coding sequence ATGGTGATTATAATAATGATCATTATACAAAGACGTGAACTTGATAAAGTTTTGAATTCAAAGTGGTTGCTCATCTATGGGAGGAGAAAGACCGGAAAGACGTTTTATATTAGGGAGAAGGCCAGATACAACAAATACTTCATTGTAACAAAAAGTAAGACTGTCATAGAACTTCAAAGTGGGGAAGAATTAAACCAAGAGGAATTTCGGAGGTTGTTACCTCTCTTACTTGAAACTGAAGAGAGAATAATCATAGATGAATTTCATCGTTTGAATGAGCCCTTCTTTTCAATGTTACAGGGCATGAGTGGACGAGGGAAGATGACTTTGATAACATCCACTATGCATTACTTTAGAAGGATAGTTGGAAAGAACAGTCCTCTTCTGGGGTTGTTTGAATTAAAGAGTGTAGGTCTTGTGGACCCAAGGGATTCTATAATCTTTGCCCAATCACTTGGGTTAAGTGGGAAAAGTCTCTTAGAGGTAGCATGTATTGTTAGAGAGCCTTGGCTAGCTCCAAAGGCTGAGAGGCTCAGAGAGGATATTATTTACAATCTGGAAGATGAACTCAGAACTTATGTGCCTTATTTAATTGGTGAAATCTTCAGTGAGGAGGATCTTGAGTACACACCAAGATATGCTGGTATTCTGGAGGCGATTGCAGGGGGAAGAGGTTCTTCATCCGAAATTTCGAGTTTCTTGTTTTCAAGGGGGGTCATTGAAAAGGACAACCCAGGATTAATCTCTCAGTACCTTAAGAATCTAATTCAGATGGGGGTGGTAAAAGCAATTCCTCTGTTTGGGAAGAGGAGAAAGACTCTACATTACAGACACTTGTCGCCAATAACAGACTTCGCTTTTTATTTAAATGCCAAACATGCTTTTTTTGAAGCCGAGATGGATGAGTCAAAAATTAGAAGACTCTTAAAAGAGAGGATGCCCCTTTACATGGAATGGTTTTTTGAAGACTTTTTAGTAAGGCATTTTGGGCTTCAACCAGTAAAAGTTGCGAAGCCTCAATTGGAAGTAGATGTGGCATTAGTGGATCACAAAAAGGTTAAAGTAGTTGCAGAGGTTAAGTGGAAGGACAGTGTAAAGAAAGAGGAGATTAGAAAAATCGAGGAGAAGCTTCATGAGTTTGAAAATGCAGAGAAGATTCTTATAGTTCCGGAGAGGGAAGCACTAAAGATAGAACCAGAAGGTATTAAAGTTTGGGACTGGAGAACTTTTGCTAAGTTTTCAAAAATGTAA
- a CDS encoding antitoxin family protein — MPIIVEAVYENGVLKPLKKLNLKDGQKVRIKVELDVSEYYGVFGKASSKELKELEEEVKIFLKGDKDALRLQKA, encoded by the coding sequence ATGCCAATCATCGTTGAGGCTGTTTATGAGAATGGAGTCCTCAAGCCCTTAAAGAAACTAAATCTGAAAGACGGTCAAAAAGTCAGGATTAAAGTTGAGTTAGATGTGTCCGAGTACTACGGAGTATTTGGGAAAGCTTCCTCGAAAGAATTAAAAGAACTGGAAGAGGAGGTCAAAATTTTCTTAAAAGGTGATAAAGATGCCCTTCGACTTCAAAAGGCTTGA
- a CDS encoding IS607 family transposase, with amino-acid sequence MRLYRTGEAAKKLGVSKMTILRWIQSGKLKAHRIGKEYRVPESEIKRLLEGKTLDKVVIYARVSSQDQKEDLERQAEYLKNYCSSKGYQVVKILTDISSGLNENRKGLKQLFKLVENGEITKVVITYKDRLTRFGFKYLKQYFNSHGVEIEVIFDDEEKTPEKELVEDLLAIVTSFAGKLYGMRSHKKKRLVEAVKNALRDD; translated from the coding sequence ATGAGACTTTACCGAACTGGCGAAGCAGCAAAGAAACTCGGAGTTTCCAAGATGACAATCCTCCGCTGGATACAATCGGGCAAACTTAAAGCTCACAGAATCGGCAAAGAATACAGAGTTCCAGAAAGCGAGATTAAGAGACTCCTTGAAGGCAAAACTCTTGATAAAGTCGTTATTTACGCTAGGGTCTCAAGCCAAGACCAAAAAGAAGACTTGGAGAGGCAAGCCGAATACCTCAAAAACTACTGCTCCTCCAAGGGTTATCAAGTTGTGAAAATTCTTACCGACATTTCATCAGGATTGAATGAAAATAGGAAGGGCCTAAAACAACTCTTCAAACTCGTTGAGAATGGAGAAATAACCAAAGTCGTGATAACATACAAGGACAGGCTCACCCGCTTTGGCTTCAAATACCTCAAACAATACTTCAACTCCCACGGCGTTGAAATCGAAGTAATCTTTGACGATGAAGAGAAGACTCCAGAAAAAGAGCTTGTCGAGGACTTACTAGCAATTGTAACCTCTTTCGCTGGAAAGCTTTATGGGATGCGTTCCCACAAGAAAAAACGCCTCGTCGAGGCGGTAAAGAATGCCCTCAGAGACGATTAA
- a CDS encoding nucleotidyl transferase AbiEii/AbiGii toxin family protein has protein sequence MKSPFLDSYPTMFRVYSLEDLLAKKVVALYSRMEGKDIYDVFHALNLDLEVDKFLKALELNLRFYRIEGDFWSELIDKLAQAKENARQIGNSTNHFIPKTLRPNWEELIESLRFRMRKFSSE, from the coding sequence GTGAAGTCTCCTTTCCTGGATTCTTACCCCACGATGTTCAGGGTTTATTCTCTGGAGGATCTGCTTGCAAAGAAGGTCGTTGCCCTTTACAGCCGCATGGAGGGCAAGGACATCTACGATGTCTTTCATGCTCTTAACTTGGACTTGGAGGTCGACAAGTTCCTAAAAGCTCTGGAACTCAACCTGAGGTTCTACCGCATAGAAGGTGATTTCTGGAGTGAGTTGATTGATAAGTTGGCTCAGGCAAAGGAAAATGCCCGCCAGATCGGCAATTCGACCAACCACTTCATTCCCAAGACACTGCGGCCTAACTGGGAGGAGCTCATTGAGAGCCTGCGCTTCAGGATGAGGAAATTTTCTTCGGAATAG
- a CDS encoding glucose-1-phosphate thymidylyltransferase codes for MKALILSGGHGTRLRPLTYSQQKQLIPVANKPVLFYAIEDVIEAGIHDIGIIVGPSKEQVIETVKSVDWDAEIEFIYQGEPKGLAHAIKVASDYLGDDDFVMYLGDNILREGIVRHLEHFKEENFDASILLQEVPNPQQFGVAELSEDGRTIKRLIEKPKVPPSNLALVGVYFFKPIVHEAVRNIKPSWRDELEITDAIQWLIDHGYRVGWTKVTGWWKDTGKPEDILEANRLILDDIKTSIKVKTKARIHGRVVIEEGAQIDESTVIKGPVVIGRNVVIKNSYIGPYTSIGNNCVIENTEVEDSIILPDSEIRDAGRIVESLIGRGVKIVRGNSHPLGRKFVIGDNSRIIL; via the coding sequence ATGAAAGCTCTAATTTTATCTGGTGGTCATGGTACTAGATTAAGGCCCTTAACTTATTCCCAGCAGAAGCAGCTTATACCGGTTGCAAATAAGCCCGTTCTATTTTATGCTATTGAGGACGTCATAGAGGCGGGAATTCACGATATCGGAATAATAGTTGGGCCAAGCAAGGAGCAGGTTATTGAAACTGTGAAAAGCGTTGACTGGGACGCTGAGATAGAGTTCATCTATCAAGGAGAGCCCAAGGGGTTGGCCCATGCGATAAAGGTTGCGAGTGATTATCTCGGTGATGACGATTTTGTGATGTATCTTGGCGATAACATACTCAGGGAGGGCATAGTTAGGCACTTGGAGCACTTTAAAGAGGAGAATTTTGATGCAAGCATACTTCTTCAGGAGGTTCCGAATCCTCAGCAGTTCGGTGTTGCCGAGCTTAGTGAGGACGGAAGGACGATTAAGCGTTTAATTGAAAAGCCAAAAGTTCCCCCGAGCAATCTGGCCTTGGTGGGGGTTTACTTCTTCAAGCCCATAGTTCACGAGGCTGTGAGGAACATAAAGCCCTCATGGCGCGATGAACTGGAAATTACTGACGCCATTCAGTGGCTCATTGACCACGGGTATAGAGTTGGCTGGACGAAGGTCACGGGCTGGTGGAAAGATACTGGAAAGCCCGAGGATATTCTTGAGGCCAACAGACTTATCTTGGACGACATAAAAACGAGCATTAAAGTAAAAACTAAGGCCAGAATCCACGGGAGGGTGGTAATTGAAGAAGGGGCTCAAATTGATGAGAGCACAGTGATTAAGGGCCCGGTAGTGATCGGCAGGAACGTCGTGATAAAGAACTCCTACATCGGCCCGTACACGAGCATTGGAAATAACTGCGTTATAGAGAACACCGAGGTTGAGGACTCTATAATCCTGCCCGACAGCGAGATAAGGGACGCTGGCAGAATCGTGGAGAGCCTTATCGGGAGGGGCGTTAAGATAGTAAGGGGCAACAGCCACCCCCTCGGAAGGAAGTTCGTCATCGGCGACAACTCTAGAATAATCCTGTGA
- a CDS encoding RNA-guided endonuclease InsQ/TnpB family protein translates to MPSETIKLTAKFKLKETPDGLDELFSTYRDIVNSLITYAFENNITSFKRLKKEKYEELRKDYPELPSHYHYTACQMASSIYKNYRKRKRRGKANGRPVFKKDSIMLDDHLFKLDLEKGIIKLSTPKGRITLEFYPAKHHGKFRGWKVGQAWLVRTPKGVFINVVFSKEVEVKEPEDFVGVDLNENNITLSLSDGEFVQIITHEREIRTGYFVKRRKIQKKVKVGKKRQRLLEKYGERERNRLDDLYYKLANKIVELAEKYGGIALEDLTGIRESIRYSAEMNGRLHRWSFHKLQSIIEYKAKLKGVKVVFVDPAYTSSLCPICGGKLSPNGHRVLKCSNCGFEADRDVVGSWNIRLRALKMWGVTVPLESPPMKTGGGKVIRYDSFTCFKSSG, encoded by the coding sequence ATGCCCTCAGAGACGATTAAACTCACGGCCAAATTCAAGCTGAAGGAAACTCCCGACGGGTTAGATGAACTCTTCTCAACCTACCGTGATATTGTGAACTCCCTAATCACCTATGCCTTTGAGAACAACATCACGAGTTTTAAACGGCTCAAAAAGGAAAAGTATGAAGAATTGAGAAAAGATTATCCAGAGCTTCCAAGTCACTACCACTACACGGCCTGTCAAATGGCCTCATCAATTTACAAGAACTATCGGAAGAGAAAGAGAAGGGGAAAAGCCAATGGAAGGCCAGTGTTCAAAAAAGATTCCATAATGCTCGATGATCACTTGTTTAAACTTGACCTTGAGAAGGGAATAATCAAACTCTCCACTCCGAAGGGGAGAATAACCCTGGAATTTTACCCGGCAAAGCACCACGGGAAGTTCAGGGGCTGGAAGGTTGGCCAAGCGTGGCTCGTGAGAACGCCTAAGGGCGTCTTCATCAATGTCGTCTTCTCGAAGGAAGTCGAGGTTAAAGAACCCGAAGATTTTGTTGGTGTGGACTTGAACGAGAACAATATAACGCTCAGCCTTTCAGACGGCGAATTCGTCCAGATAATCACCCACGAGAGAGAGATTAGGACTGGCTATTTTGTAAAGCGGAGAAAAATCCAGAAGAAAGTCAAAGTCGGCAAGAAGAGGCAGAGACTCCTCGAAAAGTACGGTGAAAGAGAAAGGAACAGGCTGGACGACCTCTACTACAAACTCGCTAACAAAATTGTTGAACTGGCCGAGAAGTACGGCGGGATTGCTTTGGAGGATTTGACTGGAATCCGAGAGTCAATCAGATATTCGGCTGAGATGAATGGCCGTCTCCACAGGTGGAGTTTTCACAAGCTCCAGTCAATTATCGAGTACAAGGCGAAGTTGAAGGGCGTAAAGGTTGTTTTTGTTGATCCGGCTTACACTTCCTCCCTGTGTCCGATATGTGGGGGAAAACTAAGCCCGAATGGGCACAGGGTTTTGAAGTGCTCAAATTGTGGTTTTGAAGCCGACAGGGATGTTGTCGGCTCTTGGAACATCCGCTTGAGGGCCCTGAAGATGTGGGGAGTAACCGTTCCCCTCGAAAGCCCTCCGATGAAGACGGGAGGAGGGAAGGTTATCCGCTACGATAGTTTCACATGTTTTAAAAGTAGCGGATAA
- the rfbC gene encoding dTDP-4-dehydrorhamnose 3,5-epimerase: MPFDFKRLEIPDVILIKPKVFEDERGFFMETYKKPDFEKAGIKGDFIQDNHSKSKYGVLRGLHFQREPYAQAKIVRCIRGVIYDVAVDLRKDSPTFGKWVGVILSEHNKWQLYIPKGFAHGFLVLSDVAEVVYKVDNVYAPNYEGGIIWNDPDIGIDWPVDKPTVSEKDMKWPTLREAIERGWVF; this comes from the coding sequence ATGCCCTTCGACTTCAAAAGGCTTGAGATTCCTGATGTTATTTTAATCAAGCCCAAGGTCTTTGAGGACGAGAGGGGCTTCTTCATGGAGACGTACAAAAAGCCTGATTTTGAAAAGGCTGGCATAAAGGGAGACTTTATTCAGGACAATCACTCGAAGTCCAAGTATGGAGTCCTCAGAGGATTGCACTTTCAGCGAGAGCCCTATGCTCAAGCAAAGATTGTGAGATGTATTAGGGGAGTAATCTACGACGTTGCCGTTGACTTGAGGAAAGACTCGCCGACCTTTGGTAAGTGGGTTGGTGTTATTCTTTCGGAGCACAACAAATGGCAACTTTACATCCCTAAGGGCTTTGCCCATGGCTTCCTTGTGCTTAGCGACGTTGCTGAAGTAGTTTACAAAGTTGATAACGTCTATGCTCCTAATTACGAAGGTGGCATAATATGGAACGACCCCGACATAGGCATAGACTGGCCGGTTGACAAGCCGACAGTCTCAGAAAAAGATATGAAGTGGCCGACGCTGAGGGAAGCCATCGAGAGGGGCTGGGTCTTCTGA
- a CDS encoding nucleotidyl transferase AbiEii/AbiGii toxin family protein: MDERMLKLIAAKTGWGLNYVDKEEKISLLLSQLWEIFGEKAILKGGTGLNRVYLARIGTVRFSEDMDIDYFNGDVETSAQEIVEGMKGIEGFNVKGSRILHRTFRFDCYYTNTLGNRDRVKVEFYLSRPVLVIRYF; encoded by the coding sequence ATGGATGAAAGGATGCTAAAACTCATAGCCGCGAAGACCGGGTGGGGTTTGAACTACGTGGACAAGGAGGAGAAGATATCATTGCTCTTAAGCCAGCTGTGGGAAATTTTCGGTGAGAAGGCAATCCTAAAAGGTGGCACTGGACTCAACAGGGTTTATTTAGCCAGAATTGGGACGGTGAGGTTCTCTGAGGATATGGATATAGACTACTTCAACGGTGATGTTGAGACCTCTGCTCAGGAAATAGTTGAGGGGATGAAAGGGATAGAGGGCTTCAACGTGAAAGGGTCAAGGATTCTCCATAGGACGTTTCGCTTTGACTGTTATTACACCAACACGCTCGGAAACAGGGATAGGGTGAAGGTGGAGTTCTACCTCAGCAGACCCGTTCTGGTTATCCGCTACTTTTAA
- the rfbB gene encoding dTDP-glucose 4,6-dehydratase — protein MRLLVTGGMGFIGSNFIRYVLDKHDDWEVINLDKLGYGSNPANLKDFEGDERYTFVKGDINDFELVSKLIKEVDAVVNFAAESHVDRSISTPYAFIESNVLGVYTILEAIRKVNPEVRLVHISSDEVHGDIMKGSFTEEDRLMPSSPYSASKAAGDTLVLGWARTYNLNASITRCTNNYGPYQFPEKLIPKTIIRASMGLKIPIYGTGQNVRDWIYVEDHVRAVEAVLLKGEPREIYNISAGEERTNLEVVKTILKLMGKDEDLIEFVEDRPGHDLRYSLDSWKIMRDLKWRPKVSFEEGIKKTVEWYLNNEWWWRPLVDEKVLHPTPWKLRW, from the coding sequence ATGAGGCTTTTGGTAACCGGTGGGATGGGCTTCATAGGGAGCAACTTCATCCGCTATGTTTTAGATAAGCACGATGACTGGGAGGTTATAAACCTTGACAAGCTCGGCTACGGCTCGAACCCGGCGAACCTGAAGGACTTTGAAGGCGATGAAAGGTATACGTTCGTTAAAGGGGACATAAACGACTTCGAGCTTGTTTCTAAGCTAATAAAGGAAGTTGATGCCGTTGTGAACTTCGCTGCCGAATCGCACGTGGACAGGAGCATTTCAACCCCCTACGCATTCATTGAGAGCAACGTCCTCGGCGTTTACACTATTCTTGAAGCTATAAGGAAAGTTAACCCCGAGGTTCGCCTAGTTCACATTAGTAGCGACGAAGTCCATGGAGACATCATGAAGGGCTCTTTCACCGAAGAGGACAGGCTTATGCCTTCTTCGCCTTATTCCGCAAGCAAAGCAGCGGGAGACACTTTAGTCCTCGGGTGGGCCAGGACTTACAATCTAAACGCCTCAATAACTAGATGTACGAACAACTACGGCCCGTACCAGTTCCCCGAAAAGCTAATCCCTAAGACGATAATAAGAGCTAGCATGGGGCTCAAGATACCAATCTATGGAACTGGCCAGAACGTGAGGGACTGGATTTACGTTGAGGATCATGTGAGGGCCGTTGAAGCGGTTTTACTCAAGGGCGAGCCAAGGGAGATCTACAATATCTCCGCTGGAGAGGAGAGGACAAACCTCGAGGTCGTTAAGACGATACTGAAGCTCATGGGGAAGGACGAAGACTTGATAGAGTTTGTCGAGGACAGGCCCGGGCACGACCTAAGGTACTCGCTCGACTCCTGGAAAATAATGAGGGACTTGAAGTGGAGGCCCAAGGTGAGCTTCGAGGAGGGAATAAAAAAGACTGTAGAGTGGTATCTCAACAACGAGTGGTGGTGGAGGCCTTTGGTTGATGAGAAAGTCCTCCATCCAACGCCGTGGAAGCTGAGGTGGTAG